Proteins from a single region of Lates calcarifer isolate ASB-BC8 linkage group LG19, TLL_Latcal_v3, whole genome shotgun sequence:
- the si:dkey-16j16.4 gene encoding uncharacterized protein si:dkey-16j16.4, with protein sequence MLKTLTKKLRRHSLNEIHPFQLKISYHGSGEGGESDDSEGENQELAQIDRERRRNCALTPLATSQQHNQGPLSPARLRRLRLLLDANLDRHSSEEELERISCGDNRKWVSALPQRHSDHHSSASSDEEVRDLCGCGSPAASARPLVEPGACLAASPSPVLFSSSPPRSLKPPPMRFQLQVVQPVARPIILTHFDQAAPYRKYRHSYGGEPGRPSLDLEKMQQKMLLKKNCGGKTRTIKIRNLTGSRPPPRYTYDPSIFAFRSLSTVPPCSPLTPCEDPPCS encoded by the exons atgctaaagaCGCTGACGAAGAAGCTAAGAAGACATTCACTCAATGAGATTCATCCTTTCCAGCTGAAG ATTTCATACCATGGcagtggagagggaggggagagtgATGACTCAGAAGGAGAGAACCAGGAACTTGCACAGATTGACAGAG AGAGACGGAGAAATTGTGCCCTCACCCCCTTGGCCACCAGCCAGCAGCACAACCAGGGTCCCCTCTCTCCAGCCCGGTTACGGCGTCTCCGCCTCCTTTTAGATGCCAATCTGGATCGTCACTCGTCAGAGGAAGAGCTTGAGCGAATCAGCTGCGGTGACAACAGGAAGTGGGTGTCTGCACTTCCCCAGCGCCACAGTGATCACCACAGCAGCGCCTCCAGTGATGAGGAGGTACGGGACCTCTGTGGCTGCGGGTCGCCAGCTGCCTCTGCTAGGCCTCTGGTTGAACCAGGCGCTTGCCTGGCTGCTTCCCCCAGTCCCGTGCTCTTCAGCTCTAGCCCACCACGTAGCCTCAAGCCACCCCCGATGCGCTTTCAGCTGCAGGTGGTGCAGCCAGTGGCACGGCCCATTATTTTGACCCACTTTGACCAGGCAGCACCTTACAGAAAGTATCGGCACAGCTACGGCGGGGAACCAGGAAGACCCAGTCTGGACCTTGAGAAAATGCAACAG aaaatgctgctgaaaaAGAACTGCGGAGGGAAAACTCGGACTATAAAGATTCGG aaTCTCACAGGCAGTCGTCCTCCACCCAGGTACACCTACGATCCCTCCATCTTCGCCTTCCGCTCCCTGAGCACAGTGCCCCCCTGCAGTCCCTTGACCCCGTGTGAAGATCCTCCCTGCTCATAA